The genomic stretch GGGTTACAGATAGGGTTATGATTAGTTTTAGAAGTAAGATTGGGGTTAAGAATGGGGTTATCATTATTGGGGTTTAGAAGTAGGATCTGGGTAGGTTTAGGGATAGGGTTATGTTTTAGAAGTAGGATTANNNNNNNNNNNNNNNNNNNNNNNNNNNNNNNNNNNNNNNNNNNNNNNNNNNNNNNNNNNNNNNNNNNNNNNNNNNNNNNNNNNNNNNNNNNNNNNNNNNNNNNNNNNNNNNNNNNNNNNNNNNNNNNNNNNNNNNNNNNNNNNNNNNNNNNNNNNNNNNNNNNNNNNNNNNNNCCGCCCCCAAACGGACacaatataaacacaaaaatataaacagcaTAGACCCTCTGTCGCAAAGTGTTTTGGACAATGAATTAcattgctaaaaaaagaaaaataaaaaaaaaataacataaatgaaaaataaagagggTTGGGGTGAAGGTTAGGGTTAGGTATTAGGACTAGGTTAGGGTCTGGTACTAGTATATTAGGCTAAAGAATTCTCCTTTCTGTGAAAGTTATATGGTGCATGGTCCACCCAAAAGAAGATATTGTGACTTCTTCTCCTTGGGTTTTGTTGGAATATATGTTTCTGTCCCCTCCATGAATGGACCAGTATCGATCCCATTATTATcgtgtttgttattttattttagatttagattagTTTTTTAGAATTAGGGTTCCCCTCCGTGAACCGCCACCTTatcgtggtggaggggtttgagtgctcgagTGATATCGGCAGCTACACTGTCTGGGACTTCTGCCAACTGGTAGGGACTCCATGGCAGACGGGTCctgggtgacgagccagactaagagcggttcaaAATCCCTTTATGAGAATAAAGGGATTCCAATAAAAGATTGCACTGACAATTAAACAGACAggcacatttttggacaggcgcAGAGCGAATAATTTGAAGCacgtcaatttaaaaaaaaaaaaatcatatattcaCTGTAACTAACGGGTTGTGTATGGATCCATACACAGagttttaatctattttaggATAAAACAGGAAAGGTCAGAAAAACTTGGCTGGCAAGGGTGGCAGTCGTTGGCTTTGGACTTGGACAAGGACTAAGAAAAGATAAGGGttgaggaggaaaaaagagtcagagatcCAGCGAAGGTCAGAGGCATGGCAAGTCAACCCACCAAAGAACGAACCAAGCAACCAATTAACTAAAGAACGaacaaaccaaccaaccaaagAACGAACTAACCAACCAGCCAAAGAACGAACCAACCAACCAGCCAAAGACAAAGCAACCAACGTACCACCAAAGAACCAACTGACCGACCGACCAAAGAACCGACCGGCCGACCAAAGAAATgaccaaccatccatccatgacAAGGTCACTTAGCAATTTAAGCAAAGATAtccagactttttttcctttaacttctCCTGTTCAACAGCTCAGCAAACTGATAcaggctgagagcttcttgtcaTAGGCAGATTTTATTgtcacaacaggagtttattgaACATAAACCTCTGTTGTGTTTCATGCTAAACATTATTtatattacgttttttttgctttgttttgttttttctgttggacCGTATGGAAAAGAAGAGGCGGGTGGGTGGGGGGATGGGGGTGTTAGAGATGAAGAGAAAGATGAAGATGACAACGGAGGGAAGccacatcataaaacatccaggtttAAATGGCAAACTAGAAtaggcggggcctgtctacacacccTGTAGTTACACACATATGTATgtcataatgtacacaatataactgtacctgcagctcacacacttcaTCATATAAACCGACAAaaaataaagcctttcattctgtcacacatgctatcagtgcaaaggtgagctgacacctgtgctcaggtgagtgtttatgttccgctgaggtggatgatgatgatgatgatggaacCACCCAGCAGCGCCGAGCATCCCCCTGCCCCACAGGTGTGCAGTGCATGCATGTAACTGTCAGGTAAATTACTATCGTAGTGCTCACAAATGTCTGAGCCCCAACTTGAACATCCTCTGTGCAGTATAATAAATTCTATGGAGAGTTTTGAATTGGATTAGTTGTAAGTTTggcttttagtcagtttaaaggtgTTTAGACACATTTCTATCCAGAAGCTTTGCCCAGACTTAActctccccagccacttcctcctgctcctctggaAGGAGCCTATGATGTCATCAGGCCAACTGAGAGACgtaggcccaatccaaattcttcccttcaaCCTAAGTGGGGGAGTTCAAGTACAAATTTGtctgggaaatgtattttttaaatccaaccctCCAGAGGGAAATAAAGTCCATCCCCGTGAGGCTAAACTGCATCGTGCTGAGAAGcttttttcttcacgtgggtgcgctctgaaccagatgtttacatttaaatgtaagtaattacatttttaaagtaaagaaaaccattgtttttatgtatattcaagcgctgaaAGCTAGCGGACCGGGGATTATTGACGACGTCATGGACCAAAGTGAAGTCCAAAAAatgagacacaattttttcCGAActttccatttggagggctaaatgaagagaaagggagaagagttagagagaagggaagaattcagattgggccgtAGTCTCTCCAACATGTCATGGGTCTTCCCAGGGcttccgcccagtgggacatgccagGCACACCTCCCGAGGGAGGCACTCAGACCAGATTATTGAGCCACCCCAACTGGCTTCTATTCTCCACtatagcgctatactggtgctttgtAATGTCGTCATCGCTTTCTGACAATCAGTGGATGGCAACAGAGACTCTgccccaaccgtcccgttctattttttctatggacctacaacagatgaTGGCCCTCAAGAGGTctgggtcagaactgtttaatgggtcattTAACAATAGAAACCCTCAAAATACCAGATCGAACCAGACCATACCGTACccaactgctcagtggaaacaaggctaaagGGAAAGCTCAGCCATCCTATGGAGAAAGCTCATTACAGCCACTTGTAGTTGGGACCTCATTTattcagtcatgacccagagctcatgaccataggtgagtactggaatgaagatcgaccagtaaattgatttttttttctggtttagcACCcgcttcaccacaacagaccacTTCAGTGACCACATAATGGTAGAAGCAACTCCAAACTGCCTGTTGTTGTTAGCactgagatgtttttaatagggaaaggcCTTTGCttaactttatcagtcattcattctATTAAACTTCATtaatctccctcatttctggtcttgggcgacaatcatttacaaactctgttttatggattttagcccAGAGGCAAAATAAATACTCACGGATAtctagaagctgttcatttgacagcaatgcccTTTCTGTAGCAGAAGAAGGTGCAATTCTTtgcagattaatcttaatagataataactatttaatttgaataaatataaatatttgttcaaagtGTGTTTACttatttcaactaaaatcattataatttcattttctaaaacacaaattatcCAGTGGCCAGAAGGGTTCGTTTTTAGTAGAAATCACTTTTCCATGAAAATTATTTAGAGGAATGGCGACACCTGCTGACCTATTTAAaccatgacaaaaaaatgttttttttttcctcttcgtTGATTTGACCAAAATTTCTCATCCGCTTTATTGCTATGAGTTTCTTAAATTAGATAGCATTgcgctttttcattttttaagaacaaaaacattggtTTCCTTCGTAAACCTTGTGCtaaattgcattaaaagtgAGGTCTTTGAAGTAGATCCACAGGCCTCCTCCATTTTGGGCCAAGGCGCTGCTCGAGCTTCTCTGTCCGCTTTGCAAAAGCCGTTAGAAACGGATTCCAGCTTCTTTGCAGAACTTTGAATCCTTGCTATGAATCCATTATTCATCTCGTTGATGTCTCATGTAGAATTGGAGGATCACTTAACGACTCCTgctcattttctgtttctttaatcCCTTGTATCTTGTGGTTCCAGTGTCGTTTGTATCTTTCAAGCTCTGTAACCCTGTCTTTCAATTCCTTGTTATCTTTGAGTAGTTgtgtcatttctttttcaacAGCTTTCAGTTGTGTCTTGCAGTCTTGATGTCAGCAGTGTTTATCTCAGCAAGTTTTGTAACATTAGCGACCATCACTGAGGTTTCCCTTTGCTGCACTCCGAAAATGTGTCTATTTCTTCAGTTAGCTTTTCAATCGCCTGAACAAGTGCACTTGCCATTTGTTCCGGTTAAATTTTCATCTTGCTGAGAGGAACCGAAGATTTTGGTGAAGATGTGGTCTAGTCAAATGTTTCTCTTTGCTAAAATGGGAATTCTAAGAGATTGAAGTTGGTTCTATCATGCTATTTCGGCGGCAAAGACCACAAGGTTAAAAAAACCAACGTGTCCGCATCACCATTTCAAAGGAAGTCCTACTTGCTTTctatttgaaagaaatatttgttaCAATAGATTTTATATTTCTTCTTGAGAAAATAGTTGCAGTAAAACAAGTTACAGAAGTTTAATTATATCAAAACTAGGAAAGAATACGAGGGGacgaataaaaatgttttcacttgaAATTGTTGGGTCCTTAAAGGATCAGTTCTTTGACTCTGTTTAAAATATATCCAAGTTTCATTAATGCCgtctaaaattgatttaaataaaaagttttagtgagtggcaaaacatttttattttcaggaaaCTATGTTGTTGAATCCGGTTGGTCAACATTTTACTTCAGCTTTTGATGGTCATTTTATCTTTCTAGTtccaaataaattaacaaactaataaatcttttcataaaaacagaagccaaaaagacaaaaagaagcaTCTGTGTTACAGGAATATAAATCGActtgtttttagattaaatgtgatttgcttttatttttccttttgttcttaTGTTTTGAATAGATCAAAAATTGtgaaaggtttttatttaaacttctgATTTGTTTATGAGTTTGTCACAACTGACAATTTATTTAACTTGGTAATAAATTAATGTTCCATTCTaaattttaatctaataatttgtttgtgttgttttaaaataaaaggaaggaaataaaacaaaaatgaattagaATGGTGCCAAATTATATCCCTAAAATAAAGACCTGGTATCAGATAAAGCAAATATTGCTGTATTCTAGTTATCACTAACAAACATTATATGTTAGATTTGGGTTTAGGGTTAGATTTTTGCACAGCAGACTCACCACCAGCTGAAGCAGCAGCTCATCAAGAACACGGATGGCTTCCACACTTCCAGCCTGGGTCTTCTTTGTGAGGTACTTGGCCTGAAACAGGGTAAACAATGATATTTGATtgttaaaattaactttaaaaagtcctacatttctaaaaaataaaataaaatttaaaaaaaataagggcTCCGGTGAGGAGCAAAGTCAAGATAACCATCAGATTACCTTTGTTGATGCATCCTTATCCTGGGTGTTTTGGCTCAGGAGGTTTCCAGCCAACAGAACCCTGGAAATTGTTGCTGCCCCACTTTGCACTCCCGTGTCTCCAAGCTGACCGGTGACCATGTCAATCAGCAACTGCAGTCCCAGCATGCTGTCAGCATTGTGACCGCCTAACCCGAGTCCTGAAGCCAGAAGCACAAACCTGTGGGAAGACAAAGCATGTATGAGCAGTGGCCTCCAAACGCAGCTGTTTGCTTGTGAACACCTGAGCTCACCTGTCAGAGCTGAGCGCGGGTCTTGGTGTCTGTAAAGGGAGATCAGCCGTGCAAAAGTCCTCAACCGTGAACTTGCCATCGCTCTTCTCGGCTCCATATATTGCAACGACACTACCTACAAGGAGCAGCACTTGTTTTaatgtcagcattttttttatattagatATGCATCAATAACACTGACCTGTGACACACTTGTCTTTCTCAATTTTGCCCTCCAATTTGATCCTCTGGAGCTCATCCTCTAAAATCAACTCATCCGCTTCATTGATGAATTTGGCTCGTGCGGGCTGGGGCAGGAGATTGTGCTGAAAAACAGACGTTCaggatctttaaaataaaagaaatacaacaaatatacatttgtttattcaaagaCACCCAACATGGCTCCTAACCTCTTCACTGATTTCTTTCAGGATGGATGGCTGCAGCTCCATTCGCTTGAACAAGGTCCCCACAATGCAACACTGCTCCCCCATCTCTAGGTCACACAATTTCTTGATAGAAACATTAGATCCTGATGGAGAATGAGGAGATAAGTATTAGATACCTAGTGATGGTTAAACTGGGATGATGAGTGACATGATGAACTCACCCCATTTCTGCTGAGCTCTCTCTGCTAACAGGGGCCTCATCTGCATGAGTCTTGCTGCATAAATGTGAGCATACTGGCGACTAAAGCTCCTCTGACCAACACTGTAGCGATCAGAGAGCAACTCATAGGTTAGAGATATCCTTTCGAAGGTAGGAGCCTCCTCCTCAGAGGTAGGGCAGCAGAGAAGAGATGAACCATTCTTCTGGGCGCTCACGTCAGAAAACATGACTTTCCTTGGGGGAAAAAACAGTTGAATCTTTAAAATATAGTATGTATGGGCCCCCTCCCCTTTAGAACAATCGCATACAATATTAATGATTAATTTACTTACTAATAACAGCTACAATAGAACGGCAATACCTTAAGCAGGAGgtctttttaagatgtttttaccAGAGTGCAGTTCCCGCGGAATAGCCCACTGAAGTTTTCTCGAGAAGTCTCgcgagaagtttttttttttaaactttattaacaaaaatgcGATTTGTTACACATACAGACAAAATTGAACAAGTTGGCCAAAAGAAGACAGCAACATACAACTAATGACtttgttatttaattattgTCCTGgtgtagaaaagcaaaaacatgtctatatatatatatgtatacacacacacacacacacacacacacacacacacacacacacatatatatatatatatatatatatatatatatatatatatatatatatatatatatatatatatatatgtgtgtgtgtgtgttctttgtaatttcaactgttttttaatgtgcatATACTGCAAGTTATCAATGTGTACATCGTTGTAGATGTgccttttgctctttttttcaggTATGCATGTAACAGgggcagaaaaatatttttgtcttcattctgctccctttcatttaccctacataaaatatgtatttgttttaatgcatatgttttcctgcagaaatgaaattaatttaaaaaagcaacaaattaaagaaattaaaaaaaagaattaaagagCATATTTATACCATTCACAGACATAAAAGGATTTGCAACACTAATATTCGAATTGtgtttgtcaaatatttttaagtctttaaagcTTTCAAATTGTCTAAGTTTTTGATATATTCAGCATACTTTtaaatttcacagaaaaaaatgggcaGAAATTAATTTGTCGTTATTAAACAgtacatacatttatgagtgtaatattaatgaaataaataaaaaaatttgaactAAGTAATTAGATTCTAGTCATTttatggtggtgcagtggttagcgcctCATAGCAAGAGGGCCCTtggttcaagtcccggctgggggaccTTAAACTAAAACACTAACGGGGCAcatttttgtgtggagtttacatgttctccctgtgcatgcgtgagTTTTCTCTGGGGACTCTGGCTTTCTCCCACCGACTATGCTCCatacatagactgtaaaaagcCATGCGACACAGAAAGGGACAAAGTggttaagaagatgaatggaatTAGAATCAAGTGTTCTTTTAAAACACTACACCAGAATGCTCAACTATTtgtacaagtaaaaaataaatatgtaaagatTACAATATGATTATTACATAAGAAGCAGCCGGTGTAAATctcttttctacatttttggGAAATGTGACTTCCCCATGATCCTTCCAGCATATCGTTTATCtacatagactgtaaaaattcttattcttatacagtctatgtttaTCTAATAAATGTTGcttaacatataaaaaaagctaaattaatatGAAAACATCTCAAAATCGAACAAAATCGTCCTATAAAGATGACGTTAAGAATTTTAATCAATTGTCGCGTAGATGTGACGTCACTCAACCGTCAGAACAGCGCACGGCACCGCCATTTTTGCTACTCTTTGTACGACATCGTTAGCTCCTTGTGCTGCTTTTCAAAGCACACTTTCCCGGATCTGTTTTGACTTCTGTGTCAAATAATGCAAGGAAACAGAGGCCCCCAGCATAACCACGGCCACAACCGCCAGGGGGAATATTTAAAAACCGACGGACCAAACAGCAATGGCCAGCAGCCGGAGACAAGCGACCAGACCAACCCCAATGCGGCCTTAACCCTGGACCTGCAGAGCTTCAGAAAACCCGGAGAAAAGACCTTCACGCAGCGGAGCAGGCTGTTTGTGGGGAACTTACCCACTGGCATCACAGAAGATGACCTGGAGAAGCTGTTTGCAAAGTATGGTAAAGCCAGTGAGATTTTTATCAACAAAGAAAGAGGCTTCGGCTTCATCCGCCTGGAAACCAGAATCATAGCCGAGATTGCCAGAGCCGAGCTGGATGATTATGTGTTCAAGGGCAGACCCATCCGAGTCAAGTTTGCCACGCACGGTGCCGCCTTGAGCGTGAAGAATCTGCCAGAGTTCGTATCCAACGACCTCCTGGAAGAAGCTTTCGCTATTTTCGGTCAGGTGGAGAGAGCGGTGGTGATTGTGGATGACAGGGGGAGGCCCACGGGGAAAGGCATCGTCGAGTTCACCTCAAAGCCCGCAGCGAGGAAGGCTCTGGATAAATGCAACGATGGTGCCTTTCTACTCACAGCCTTCCCCCGACCCATCACAGTGGAGCCCATGGAGCAGTTCGACGAGGATGAAGGCCTGACCGAAAAGCTGATCAACAAGAACCAGCAGTATCACAAAGAACGGGAGCAGCCACCGCGTTTTGCTCAGCCAGGCTCCTTTGAGTATGAGTATGCAATGCGTTGGAAAGCCCTGATGGAGATGGAAAAGCAGCAGTATGAGATGGTGGACCGTAACATGAAAGAAGCTCAAGAAAAGCTGGAGGCTGAGATGGAGGCAGCCAGACATGAGCATCAAGTGATGCTGATGAGACAAGACCTGCTGAGGAGACAGGAGGAGCTGCGCAGGATGGAGGAGCTCCACAACCAAGAGGTGCAGAAGAGGAAGCAGGCCGAGCTCcggcaggaggaggagcgcagGCGGAGGGAGGAAGAGATGAGGATGCGCAACGAGGAGATGATGAAGAGGCAACAGGAGGGCTTCAGATCCAACTtttctgaaaacagagaacAAGATATGATGATGCACATGGGCGGTCACGGAATGGGCATGAACAGAAATTCACTGGGGGGGAATTCTGGACCTGCCAATTCTGCTGCCTTGGCTGCAGAGAGCACCCCGATGATGGCAGGTCCAGGAAACAACATGGCTGTAGGAGGACAGAGCGGTTTCCCCAGAGGTCTTCCAGGACCTGGAGACTATAACAAGCAGCGGAGATTTTGAACAGCTACTTTTTTCCCCCCGTCTTATTATGCTCACTGTAATTTTACATCTTGGGTAGGAAGTATTACTTTTGGACTTTGAAatgtgcatgtttttgttttgtttttttctactgttttatgcgtatgtttcatttattttagtacTAATGTCATAACTCCAAATGAGCCATGCATTTTCAATTGTTTCTTACATTCACTTGATAGGGatagaaatgtttctttgtcCTGAATATGTCGACTTTTCTGGAATAAATTCAtgattccttaaaaaaactgtctcCTCATTATAAACTCAagatttattaatgtattttacattttattaatccTGGCAAAAGCAAATTCAAAACGATATTCTTATTCTTCATTTGTGGCCCGATGAAGATGAAGCAAATACTTGCATTCAGGCTGTTGATTTATTCACAATTCAAACTACATTACCATCacgaaaaagtaaaatattctaAAGCAGTACGAGATCAATTAATAGTTGATCAATGATCATTAATAGTTTTGATGAACCAAGAAAGACAAAAAGTGGTTTAATGCATATAATATTGTTAGTAAACAAGCTGgtagatccatccatccattttcctgaccgctgtgtcccttttggggtcgcggggggtgccggagcctatcccggccactgatgggcgaaggcggggtacaccctggacaggtcgccagtctgtcgcaggacctcaatcacacacacattcactctcacattcacacctaggggcaatttagagtcaccaattcacctatgaggcatgtttttggacggtgggaggaagccggagtccccggtgaaaacccacgcatgcacggggagaacatgcaaactccacacagaaaggtcccagccgggattcgaaccggggccttttcgctgtgaggcaagagcgctaaccactgcgccaccgtgcagcccaagcTGGTAGATGTGAagtttaaagctataaaaactAATGCCATCCATTGACCTGGTTATATAGCAGCTTCTAAAAATTCAAAGTCAGTGGGCCACAAATTTGTCATTGgcataaaaaagtcaataaaacaaatgacagaagAAATGCAaaagtctgatttaaaaaaaaaatctatgaagtGTTTCTGCAAGATTTGGAGATTTGAACAAATGAGTGGTCAAAATTATCAATAGGAAATTGACTAAAGAgaattttgattttcaaaatcaaaactcTGAAATCAGATCATTCTTTTCTCTCTAAAATATGATACTAGTGTGCATCTATGTGCTTGCTGGACATGTTTTATCTGATAACATGGACTTCTTTGAGGAAGTTTATCATTTGTTCTTATCAGAGTccaagaactaaaaaaaaaaaaagtttgtttcttcaACCGTCCTGCAAGTACATTGAGGATCATAAATAGAGGTTGATAAGAATTTGATAATAAAGACCTGCAGGTGTTCTCTGGATGTGAGAGCTGTGAGGTCTGCACACTGTGCCCTGCAGGATACACGGTAAGGTTTCTCCACAGTCCCTCAGTGCTGCATTCtttttctgtgaattttaaaacactttctcCAGAAAATCTTGCAGGCTAAGCAACAGTGAAGGCGttatgaattgtgtttttttaactgtatttttcttttaagtcggttgaaaaacaaatacagcatgcattaaaattattttgaatttgccattttaaatattatactCTAAACCTTCTGCTTTAACATTATAATTTCCTGTGAGtgcatttagactttttttatggAAGAGGAAACTTAAATAGACAATAAAGTGAAGATTTATTAGAATGTtctcaacaaaataaagtagaaaaatgaGAGCATAAATCTGTTTAAGTAATATTTCTCTTATAGTCAGTCACAAAGGCAATGGTGTAGTGGTTTATTAGCCCTCAAATTTCCTATTTTTCACTTGTGCAATAGTTTAATTCAAGGAC from Oryzias melastigma strain HK-1 linkage group LG9, ASM292280v2, whole genome shotgun sequence encodes the following:
- the LOC112148474 gene encoding DNA polymerase delta subunit 2; its protein translation is MFSDVSAQKNGSSLLCCPTSEEEAPTFERISLTYELLSDRYSVGQRSFSRQYAHIYAARLMQMRPLLAERAQQKWGSNVSIKKLCDLEMGEQCCIVGTLFKRMELQPSILKEISEEHNLLPQPARAKFINEADELILEDELQRIKLEGKIEKDKCVTGSVVAIYGAEKSDGKFTVEDFCTADLPLQTPRPALSSDRFVLLASGLGLGGHNADSMLGLQLLIDMVTGQLGDTGVQSGAATISRVLLAGNLLSQNTQDKDASTKAKYLTKKTQAGSVEAIRVLDELLLQLVASVPVDVMPGQYDPTNYTLPQQPLHPCMFPLSSVYNTLQLVSNPFEASIDGVRFLGTSGQNVCDIQKYSSMDSHLEILEETLQLRHLAPTAPDTLGCYPFYQKDPFILEECPHVYFSGNAPTFESKLIKGPDGQEVLLVTIPDFSSTQTACLVNLRTLQCEPVSFSAFSADRDEENEMDVSH
- the nono gene encoding non-POU domain-containing octamer-binding protein produces the protein MQGNRGPQHNHGHNRQGEYLKTDGPNSNGQQPETSDQTNPNAALTLDLQSFRKPGEKTFTQRSRLFVGNLPTGITEDDLEKLFAKYGKASEIFINKERGFGFIRLETRIIAEIARAELDDYVFKGRPIRVKFATHGAALSVKNLPEFVSNDLLEEAFAIFGQVERAVVIVDDRGRPTGKGIVEFTSKPAARKALDKCNDGAFLLTAFPRPITVEPMEQFDEDEGLTEKLINKNQQYHKEREQPPRFAQPGSFEYEYAMRWKALMEMEKQQYEMVDRNMKEAQEKLEAEMEAARHEHQVMLMRQDLLRRQEELRRMEELHNQEVQKRKQAELRQEEERRRREEEMRMRNEEMMKRQQEGFRSNFSENREQDMMMHMGGHGMGMNRNSLGGNSGPANSAALAAESTPMMAGPGNNMAVGGQSGFPRGLPGPGDYNKQRRF